One genomic window of Sardina pilchardus chromosome 15, fSarPil1.1, whole genome shotgun sequence includes the following:
- the her6 gene encoding hairy-related 6 isoform X1: MPADMMEKSSSSPVAATPASMNTTPDKPKTASEHRKSSKPIMEKRRRARINESLGQLKTLILDALKKDSSRHSKLEKADILEMTVKHLRNLQRAQMTAALNTDPSVLGKYRAGFSECMNEVTRFLSTCEGVNTEVRTRLLGHLASCMTQINAMNYPTQHQIPAGPPHPTFAQPMVQIPSVSPQANGLPISGAPCKSASNTSLSPEATKVYGGFQLVPTTDGQFAFLIPNAAFAPNGPVIPVYNNASTPVPAAVSPGAPSVTSDSVWRPW; encoded by the exons ATGCCTGCCGATATGATGGAAAAATCGTCCTCTTCCCCTGTTGCTGCGACTCCAGCAAGCATGAACACGACTCCCGATAAACCCAAGACGGCATCCGAGCACAGAAAG TCATCTAAGCCGATAATGGAGAAAAGGAGACGAGCAAGGATCAACGAAAGCTTGGGACAGTTGAAAACGCTTATTTTGGATGCTCTGAAAAAAGAT AGCTCCAGACATTCAAAGCTTGAGAAAGCAGACATCCTGGAAATGACGGTGAAACATCTCCGAAACCTGCAGCGGGCGCAAATGACTG CAGCCTTGAACACAGATCCCTCAGTGTTGGGAAAGTACAGAGCTGGATTCAGCGAATGTATGAACGAAGTAACCCGGTTCCTGTCCACCTGTGAAGGCGTCAACACTGAAGTCAGGACCCGGCTCCTAGGTCACTTGGCCAGCTGCATGACACAGATCAACGCCATGAATTACCCCACGCAGCACCAGATCCCCGCTGGTCCTCCGCATCCGACTTTCGCCCAGCCCATGGTTCAGATCCCCAGCGTGTCTCCTCAGGCCAACGGGCTACCCATCAGTGGTGCGCCCTGCAAAAGTGCCTCCAACACCAGCTTATCACCAGAAGCCACAAAGGTCTATGGAGGTTTCCAACTAGTACCGACTACAGATGGACAGTTTGCCTTTCTCATTCCCAACGCAGCGTTTGCGCCAAATGGACCCGTAATCCCCGTTTACAACAACGCCAGCACGCCCGTTCCAGCAGCGGTGTCTCCAGGTGCCCCTTCAGTCACCTCGGATTCAGTGTGGAGGCCATGGTAG
- the her6 gene encoding hairy-related 6 isoform X2: MPADMMEKSSSSPVAATPASMNTTPDKPKTASEHRKSSKPIMEKRRRARINESLGQLKTLILDALKKDSSRHSKLEKADILEMTVKHLRNLQRAQMTALNTDPSVLGKYRAGFSECMNEVTRFLSTCEGVNTEVRTRLLGHLASCMTQINAMNYPTQHQIPAGPPHPTFAQPMVQIPSVSPQANGLPISGAPCKSASNTSLSPEATKVYGGFQLVPTTDGQFAFLIPNAAFAPNGPVIPVYNNASTPVPAAVSPGAPSVTSDSVWRPW, from the exons ATGCCTGCCGATATGATGGAAAAATCGTCCTCTTCCCCTGTTGCTGCGACTCCAGCAAGCATGAACACGACTCCCGATAAACCCAAGACGGCATCCGAGCACAGAAAG TCATCTAAGCCGATAATGGAGAAAAGGAGACGAGCAAGGATCAACGAAAGCTTGGGACAGTTGAAAACGCTTATTTTGGATGCTCTGAAAAAAGAT AGCTCCAGACATTCAAAGCTTGAGAAAGCAGACATCCTGGAAATGACGGTGAAACATCTCCGAAACCTGCAGCGGGCGCAAATGACTG CCTTGAACACAGATCCCTCAGTGTTGGGAAAGTACAGAGCTGGATTCAGCGAATGTATGAACGAAGTAACCCGGTTCCTGTCCACCTGTGAAGGCGTCAACACTGAAGTCAGGACCCGGCTCCTAGGTCACTTGGCCAGCTGCATGACACAGATCAACGCCATGAATTACCCCACGCAGCACCAGATCCCCGCTGGTCCTCCGCATCCGACTTTCGCCCAGCCCATGGTTCAGATCCCCAGCGTGTCTCCTCAGGCCAACGGGCTACCCATCAGTGGTGCGCCCTGCAAAAGTGCCTCCAACACCAGCTTATCACCAGAAGCCACAAAGGTCTATGGAGGTTTCCAACTAGTACCGACTACAGATGGACAGTTTGCCTTTCTCATTCCCAACGCAGCGTTTGCGCCAAATGGACCCGTAATCCCCGTTTACAACAACGCCAGCACGCCCGTTCCAGCAGCGGTGTCTCCAGGTGCCCCTTCAGTCACCTCGGATTCAGTGTGGAGGCCATGGTAG